The following DNA comes from Pirellulales bacterium.
GGCGTGCGTTATGAAGGCGAAGCGGTCCGTCGCAAGGCCGGCAAGGCAGTGGTGAAGTAAGCAATCGATCCCGACGTTCGAGCGGCCCGACGCCGGTGGGCGTCGCACGAGCCCCGACGACAACGAGGCGACTCCAGTGAATCACGACAAGACGATTTTCCGGCAACGCAAGCGACGCCGTTTTCGAGTGCGCAAGCGCCTGAAGGGGACCGCCGAACGTCCCCGCCTGGCCGTGTATCGCAGCCACAAGAACATCGCGGCGCAGGTGATCGACGACAGCGAGGGGCGGACCCTCATGTCGGTCAGCACGCAGGATGGCTCGTTGCGTGGCACGTTGAAGTACGGCGGCAACAAGGCGGCGGCGGAAGTGGTCGGTCGCGCGATCGCCGAGAAGGCCTTGGCCGCGGGCGTGAAGCAGGTCTGCTTCGACCGCCGAGAATATCAATACCACGGCCGCGTGGCCGCGCTGGCCGATGCGGCCCGCGGCGCCGGTTTGTCGTTCTAAGCAGCCCGACGGGACGACGAATTACCTGAAGAGAACTAAGACGTATCCCCCCGGCGGCCCGGTGACGGGCGGCCAGACCAGGCGAGCGCCCCCGGCGATCGCCCTATTTTGCGGAGCCATCCAATCGTGTCGAGCGAATCGAACCGCGGAGAGTTGATTGACAAGGTCGTGAAGATCAAGCGTTGCGCCGCCGTGGTCAAGGGTGGTCGCCGCTTCAGCTTCGCGGCGATGGTGGTCGTCGGCA
Coding sequences within:
- the rplR gene encoding 50S ribosomal protein L18, producing MNHDKTIFRQRKRRRFRVRKRLKGTAERPRLAVYRSHKNIAAQVIDDSEGRTLMSVSTQDGSLRGTLKYGGNKAAAEVVGRAIAEKALAAGVKQVCFDRREYQYHGRVAALADAARGAGLSF